One genomic window of Phycisphaerales bacterium includes the following:
- a CDS encoding glycine betaine ABC transporter substrate-binding protein → MRGRIALLILCVAAVAQGQETLTIGSKSFTESVLLGEMLAERATRDGLRVEHKSSLRGTRLVFEAVRSGAVDVYPEYTGTLLREVFADQGLTTEAELRDALAGVGLAMSEPIGFNNTYAIGVMPPTAERYGLRTISDLRNAPELTFGFTNEFIERNDGWRALRDAYGLPQTDIEGIDHDLGYQALGSGAIDAKEIYTTDAKIQSMGITVLSDDLGHFPRYDAVWIYRIDLAQRMPEAIVAIESLTGVLDEAAMSSLNAQVDVEGREERDVARNYFDTGGIAGGALTLNERIRQAVGEIPRRTAEHAVLVGVSMLLAIAIAVPLGVVAAHSRKFEQVVLGVSGILQTIPSLALLALLVSLLAITGQIPTIIALFVYSLLPIVRTTHAGLTQISQSVRDSARSLGLPRGRMLLDVELPLALPSIFAGIKTAVVINVGTATLGGFIAAGGYGVPILAGIRRVDTVLILAGLVPAALMAVALTLLLDGLERVLSPAGARRR, encoded by the coding sequence GTGAGAGGCCGGATCGCGCTCTTGATCTTGTGCGTTGCCGCCGTGGCCCAAGGCCAAGAAACGCTGACGATCGGATCGAAGAGCTTTACCGAGTCGGTGCTGCTGGGCGAGATGCTCGCCGAGCGGGCAACCCGCGACGGCCTGCGCGTGGAGCACAAGTCATCGCTCCGCGGCACGCGGCTGGTGTTCGAGGCAGTCAGGTCGGGCGCGGTCGACGTCTACCCGGAGTACACGGGCACGCTGCTACGCGAGGTCTTCGCCGATCAAGGCCTCACGACGGAGGCCGAGCTGCGCGACGCGCTGGCGGGCGTTGGCCTGGCCATGAGCGAGCCCATCGGCTTCAACAATACGTATGCCATCGGCGTCATGCCCCCCACTGCCGAGCGGTACGGACTCCGCACGATCAGCGATCTGCGGAATGCTCCGGAATTGACCTTCGGATTCACGAATGAATTCATCGAGCGTAATGATGGATGGCGAGCACTGCGCGACGCCTACGGCCTGCCGCAGACCGACATCGAGGGCATCGACCACGACCTGGGCTACCAGGCACTCGGCAGCGGGGCCATCGACGCAAAGGAGATCTACACGACCGATGCGAAGATCCAGAGCATGGGCATCACCGTGCTCTCCGACGATCTTGGCCACTTTCCCCGCTACGACGCAGTCTGGATCTACCGCATCGACCTTGCCCAACGCATGCCCGAGGCGATCGTCGCGATCGAGTCGCTCACTGGCGTGCTCGACGAAGCGGCGATGTCGTCGCTCAACGCCCAGGTCGACGTGGAGGGCCGCGAGGAGCGCGACGTGGCACGCAACTACTTTGACACGGGCGGCATCGCTGGCGGCGCACTGACCCTCAACGAGCGTATCCGCCAGGCGGTCGGCGAGATTCCCCGGCGCACGGCCGAGCACGCGGTGCTGGTGGGCGTCTCGATGCTGTTGGCGATCGCGATCGCCGTGCCGCTGGGCGTGGTTGCCGCGCACTCGCGGAAGTTCGAGCAGGTCGTGCTGGGCGTGAGCGGCATCCTGCAGACCATCCCGAGCCTGGCGTTGCTGGCCTTGTTGGTCAGCCTGCTCGCCATCACCGGACAGATTCCCACGATCATCGCGCTGTTCGTGTACTCGCTGCTGCCGATCGTGCGAACGACGCACGCGGGGCTCACGCAGATCTCGCAATCGGTCCGCGACTCGGCACGCTCGCTCGGCCTACCCCGCGGGCGGATGCTACTGGACGTGGAACTGCCGCTCGCCCTCCCGAGCATCTTCGCGGGCATCAAGACGGCGGTGGTGATCAACGTCGGCACCGCCACGCTCGGAGGATTCATCGCGGCGGGCGGATACGGCGTGCCCATCCTTGCGGGCATCCGTCGCGTCGACACCGTGCTCATCCTGGCGGGACTCGTGCCTGCGGCGTTGATGGCGGTGGCGCTGACGCTGTTGCTCGATGGGCTCGAACGCGTTCTCTCGCCCGCGGGGGCTCGCAGACGTTAG
- the egtB gene encoding ergothioneine biosynthesis protein EgtB: MGISIARAPLVGASLAERYEAVRAATDALRRPLTPEDCVVQSMTDASPAKWHLAHTTWFFEQFVLSRVEPDRRFDDRFAYLFNSYYTQVGDRQPRHSRGLMTRPSLQAVLDYRAYVDERMMALLASDHLDDEAQRITEIGINHEQQHQELLLTDIRHALWCGVACEAYDPRDDLAGPADHRAGQRPPKWVEFEAGLLWIGCDGPSFCYDNEQPMHKVFLRPFALASRPVTCGQFIEFIEDGGYQQEHLWLDEGAAAVKREGWEAPMYWIRPDGDRCGPAGGWRVTTMHGERDVDPNEPLSNVGFFEAEAFARWAGARLPTEFEWEAACLRDLERTDASWTDAVETAHMLERGVFHPTALDAEDHAGPGELEGMFGTVWEWTRSGYDPYPGYAAEPGALGEYNGKFMSGQYVLRGGSCATASSHIRPTYRNFFHPDKRWQFSGLRLAKDTA; encoded by the coding sequence ATGGGAATCAGCATCGCACGAGCGCCCCTCGTCGGCGCCTCGCTGGCGGAGCGGTACGAGGCCGTGCGAGCCGCGACCGACGCTCTCCGTCGTCCGTTGACGCCCGAGGACTGCGTCGTCCAATCGATGACGGACGCGAGCCCCGCGAAGTGGCACCTGGCGCACACCACGTGGTTCTTCGAGCAGTTCGTGCTCTCACGCGTCGAGCCCGACCGGCGCTTCGACGATCGCTTTGCCTACCTCTTCAACAGCTACTACACGCAGGTCGGCGATCGCCAGCCCCGCCACTCTCGCGGGCTGATGACCAGGCCGTCGCTCCAGGCCGTCCTCGACTACCGCGCGTACGTCGACGAGCGGATGATGGCATTGCTCGCGTCGGACCACCTGGACGACGAGGCGCAACGCATCACCGAGATCGGCATCAACCACGAGCAGCAGCATCAGGAACTCCTGCTCACGGACATTCGCCATGCACTCTGGTGCGGCGTGGCGTGCGAGGCTTACGACCCGCGCGACGATCTCGCCGGCCCGGCCGACCATCGGGCCGGTCAACGGCCACCCAAGTGGGTCGAGTTTGAGGCCGGCCTGCTGTGGATCGGATGCGATGGTCCGTCTTTTTGCTACGACAACGAGCAGCCGATGCACAAGGTCTTCTTGCGGCCCTTCGCGCTGGCGAGCCGGCCCGTGACGTGCGGCCAGTTCATCGAGTTCATCGAGGACGGTGGCTACCAGCAAGAGCACCTCTGGCTCGACGAGGGCGCCGCGGCGGTGAAACGCGAGGGCTGGGAAGCGCCGATGTACTGGATCAGGCCGGATGGCGATCGGTGCGGGCCGGCTGGCGGCTGGCGCGTCACCACCATGCACGGCGAGCGCGACGTCGACCCCAACGAGCCGCTCTCGAACGTCGGCTTCTTCGAGGCCGAGGCGTTTGCACGCTGGGCCGGCGCGCGGCTGCCGACGGAATTCGAGTGGGAGGCCGCATGCCTGCGTGACCTCGAGCGGACCGACGCGTCGTGGACTGACGCCGTCGAGACGGCCCACATGCTCGAGCGCGGCGTCTTCCATCCGACTGCTCTGGACGCCGAGGACCACGCCGGCCCGGGCGAGCTCGAGGGCATGTTCGGCACCGTCTGGGAGTGGACCCGCAGCGGCTACGACCCCTACCCCGGCTACGCGGCCGAGCCCGGAGCGCTCGGCGAGTACAACGGCAAGTTCATGAGCGGCCAGTACGTGCTGCGTGGCGGCTCGTGCGCCACTGCGTCGAGCCACATCCGGCCGACGTATCGAAACTTCTTCCACCCCGACAAGCGTTGGCAGTTCAGCGGCCTGCGCCTCGCGAAAGATACTGCCTGA
- the egtD gene encoding L-histidine N(alpha)-methyltransferase, whose protein sequence is MTMTNTNAERRAVVLDLDAAQGDTTSLESRGRDQELAAFRADVLQGLAQQQKQIPSKYLYDATGAALFEQITEQPEYYPTRTEMALLRRHAGEIGTAVGPGATIVEPGSGAGEKVEILIEAMASPRAMVPVDISREQLRRVARTLAGRHPSLEIVPLWADFTRPISVPQRVADLHPRLVFFPGSTIGNFLPEVQQELLQALATLAGEDGSLLIGFDRIKDESVLVPAYDDAAGVTRAFELNILERLNRELGADADPAKFEYEARWDAEHARIEMYLVAREAHAITVAGQRFEFAEGETLWNESSHKYDLPRIERLAASAGLGVEATWSDEQAWFTIALLRSADA, encoded by the coding sequence ATGACCATGACCAACACCAACGCAGAGCGCCGAGCCGTCGTGCTCGATCTCGACGCTGCGCAAGGCGACACGACTTCGCTTGAGTCTCGCGGGCGTGACCAGGAACTCGCGGCGTTCCGAGCCGACGTGCTGCAGGGCCTTGCCCAGCAACAGAAGCAGATTCCGAGCAAGTACCTGTACGATGCCACTGGTGCGGCGCTGTTCGAGCAGATCACCGAGCAGCCCGAGTATTACCCGACGCGGACCGAGATGGCCTTGCTCCGCCGGCACGCCGGTGAAATCGGGACCGCCGTTGGGCCCGGTGCGACCATCGTCGAGCCCGGCAGCGGCGCGGGCGAGAAGGTCGAGATCTTGATCGAGGCGATGGCGTCGCCGCGTGCGATGGTGCCGGTCGACATCTCGCGCGAGCAGCTCCGCCGCGTGGCGCGCACGCTGGCGGGCCGGCATCCGAGCCTGGAGATCGTGCCGCTGTGGGCCGACTTCACGCGGCCCATCAGCGTGCCGCAGCGCGTGGCAGACCTCCACCCGAGGCTGGTCTTCTTCCCCGGCTCGACGATCGGCAACTTCCTGCCCGAGGTGCAGCAAGAGCTCTTACAAGCTCTCGCGACGCTGGCGGGCGAGGACGGCAGCCTGCTCATTGGCTTCGACCGCATCAAGGACGAGTCGGTGCTCGTGCCCGCCTACGACGATGCCGCGGGCGTCACGCGGGCGTTCGAGCTGAACATCCTCGAACGCCTCAATCGCGAGCTCGGTGCCGACGCCGACCCTGCCAAGTTCGAGTACGAAGCAAGGTGGGACGCCGAGCACGCACGGATCGAGATGTACCTCGTGGCGCGCGAGGCCCATGCCATCACGGTTGCCGGCCAGCGGTTCGAATTCGCCGAAGGCGAGACGCTGTGGAACGAAAGCAGCCACAAGTACGACCTGCCGCGCATCGAACGCCTTGCCGCGAGCGCCGGGCTGGGCGTGGAAGCGACGTGGAGCGACGAGCAGGCGTGGTTCACGATCGCGTTGCTCCGATCGGCCGATGCATAG
- the acs gene encoding acetate--CoA ligase translates to MATSDSNPPTSQDIQSSLHEDRVFPPPRASEVGSAPWHVDSLEDYEAEHRRSVEDPEAYWRKIAERLEWMEPFASVLRGGFPEPTWFEGGKLNACDNCVDRFVREGHGDDVAILWEGEPMDGGAPEVRRLTYRDVQEQTARLGSALKKLGATKGEVVTIYMGMVPELAIAMLACARIGAPHSVIFGGFSSQAIADRVRDASSRIILTCDGSWRRGKIVPLKDNVDDAIEKMGQGSPVTGVVVLRRCDNEVAMVDGRDHDWRDLTEAAEPDCPCEPMGSEDMLFLLYTSGSTGKPKGIVHTTAGYLLYTAHTAKHVFNLTPGQNQIYWCTADCGWITGHSYIVYGILPNRVPTLMYEGAPNEPHEDRFWDVVERHGVTHFYTAPTAIRAFMKWGDEHPARHDLTSLQVLGTVGEPINPAAWTWYRDVIGSGRCPIVDTYWQTETGGHAITPLPGAIATRPGSCTRPFFGIDAAVVKTDGTECDADAGGLMVIRKPWPGMLRGVFGDRDRFIETYFSTVKIDGKPVYTAGDGARKDADGNFWIMGRIDDVINVSGHRLGTMEVESALVAHDAVVEAAVVGVPHEIKGTGIAAFVTLAGGREPSDDLKKDLGAYVADAIGPIARPDQVRFAEALPKTRSGKIMRRLLRAIAAGETEVSQDTSTLEDYTVLAKLRGDE, encoded by the coding sequence ATGGCCACCAGCGACAGCAATCCTCCCACGAGCCAGGACATCCAGAGCAGCCTGCACGAGGACCGCGTCTTCCCGCCGCCGAGGGCGTCGGAGGTCGGCAGCGCCCCCTGGCACGTCGATTCGCTCGAGGACTACGAGGCCGAGCATCGCCGATCGGTCGAGGATCCTGAGGCCTATTGGCGCAAGATCGCCGAGCGGCTGGAGTGGATGGAGCCCTTCGCGAGCGTGCTCAGGGGTGGCTTCCCGGAGCCGACCTGGTTCGAAGGCGGCAAGCTCAACGCGTGCGACAACTGCGTCGATCGCTTCGTGCGCGAGGGTCACGGCGACGACGTCGCCATCCTGTGGGAAGGGGAGCCCATGGACGGCGGGGCCCCCGAGGTCCGCCGACTCACGTACAGGGACGTCCAGGAGCAGACCGCACGGCTCGGCAGCGCCCTGAAGAAGCTCGGCGCGACCAAGGGCGAGGTCGTGACGATCTACATGGGCATGGTGCCCGAGCTCGCCATCGCCATGCTCGCGTGTGCCCGCATCGGCGCGCCCCACTCGGTCATCTTCGGCGGCTTCAGCAGCCAGGCCATCGCCGATCGCGTGCGCGACGCGAGCTCGCGGATCATCCTGACCTGCGACGGTTCGTGGCGCCGGGGCAAGATCGTGCCGCTGAAGGACAACGTCGACGACGCCATCGAGAAGATGGGCCAGGGTTCGCCGGTGACGGGCGTCGTCGTGCTGCGTCGTTGCGACAACGAGGTGGCGATGGTCGACGGCCGCGACCACGACTGGCGCGACCTGACCGAGGCCGCCGAGCCGGACTGCCCCTGCGAGCCCATGGGCAGCGAAGACATGCTGTTCCTGCTCTACACCAGCGGCTCGACGGGCAAGCCCAAGGGCATCGTGCACACCACCGCGGGCTACCTGCTGTACACCGCCCACACCGCCAAGCACGTCTTCAACCTGACGCCCGGCCAGAACCAGATCTACTGGTGCACGGCCGACTGCGGCTGGATCACCGGGCACAGCTACATCGTCTACGGCATCCTGCCCAATCGCGTGCCGACGCTGATGTACGAGGGCGCGCCCAACGAGCCGCACGAGGATCGCTTCTGGGACGTCGTCGAGCGGCACGGGGTCACGCATTTTTACACCGCGCCCACGGCCATCCGCGCCTTCATGAAGTGGGGCGACGAGCACCCTGCCCGGCACGACCTGACCTCGCTCCAGGTCCTCGGCACGGTGGGCGAGCCCATCAACCCCGCGGCGTGGACGTGGTACCGGGACGTCATCGGCAGCGGCCGCTGCCCGATCGTCGATACCTACTGGCAGACCGAGACCGGAGGCCACGCCATCACGCCCTTGCCTGGCGCCATCGCGACGCGGCCCGGCTCGTGCACGCGGCCGTTCTTCGGCATCGATGCCGCGGTGGTGAAGACCGACGGGACCGAGTGCGACGCCGATGCGGGCGGGCTCATGGTCATCCGCAAGCCCTGGCCCGGCATGCTCCGCGGCGTCTTCGGCGACCGCGACCGATTCATCGAAACGTACTTCTCGACCGTCAAGATCGACGGCAAGCCGGTGTACACGGCCGGCGACGGCGCACGCAAGGACGCCGACGGCAATTTCTGGATCATGGGCCGCATCGACGACGTCATCAACGTGAGCGGCCATCGCCTCGGCACGATGGAGGTCGAGAGCGCGCTGGTCGCGCACGACGCCGTCGTCGAGGCGGCCGTGGTGGGGGTGCCCCACGAGATCAAGGGCACCGGCATCGCCGCGTTCGTCACCCTTGCTGGTGGGAGAGAGCCCAGCGACGACCTCAAGAAGGACCTGGGCGCCTACGTCGCCGACGCCATCGGCCCGATCGCCCGTCCCGATCAGGTGCGCTTCGCCGAGGCGCTGCCCAAGACTCGCAGCGGCAAGATCATGCGACGCTTGCTCCGCGCGATCGCGGCGGGCGAGACGGAGGTCAGCCAGGACACCTCAACGCTCGAGGACTACACGGTGCTGGCGAAGCTGCGGGGCGATGAGTGA
- the gap gene encoding type I glyceraldehyde-3-phosphate dehydrogenase: MAIRLGINGFGRIGRLVYRIAAQSKDVTVVGVNDLVPADNLAYLLKHDTMHGRFRIDGKLADVQVNDSGFSVNGEQTRVFEERDPSNLKWGDLGVDVVIESTGFFTAGPDAQKHIDGGGAKRVIVSAPTKTTDTVPTLCYKVNHEQYDPGKHKVISNASCTTNCLAPIAKVIDDAFGLDEGLMATIHAVTATQPTQDGPSKKDLRGGRNGYMNIIPASTGAAKAVTLCLPQLKGKLTGMSFRVPTADVSCVDLTFKTAKATSLKAINDAMKAAATGPMQGVLDYTEEPVVSSDFIGDPHSSIYDADAGIELNDRFFKVVSWYDNEAGYANRCVDMARYVMSRE; the protein is encoded by the coding sequence ATGGCTATCCGCTTGGGCATCAACGGCTTCGGACGCATCGGCCGCCTGGTCTACCGCATCGCGGCACAGAGCAAGGACGTCACGGTCGTGGGCGTCAACGACCTGGTGCCAGCCGACAACCTGGCCTACCTGCTCAAGCACGACACCATGCACGGCCGCTTCCGCATCGACGGCAAGCTGGCCGACGTCCAGGTCAATGACTCGGGCTTCAGCGTGAACGGCGAGCAGACCAGGGTCTTCGAGGAGCGCGACCCCTCGAACCTTAAGTGGGGCGACCTTGGCGTCGACGTCGTCATCGAGAGCACCGGCTTCTTCACCGCCGGGCCCGATGCCCAGAAGCACATCGATGGCGGCGGCGCGAAGCGTGTCATCGTCAGCGCCCCCACCAAGACCACCGACACCGTGCCCACGCTGTGCTACAAGGTGAACCACGAGCAGTACGACCCGGGCAAGCACAAGGTCATTTCGAATGCGAGCTGCACGACCAACTGCCTCGCGCCCATCGCCAAGGTCATCGACGACGCCTTCGGCCTGGACGAGGGCCTCATGGCCACCATCCACGCAGTCACCGCGACCCAGCCCACCCAGGACGGCCCCTCGAAGAAGGACCTGCGCGGCGGCCGCAACGGCTACATGAACATCATCCCCGCCAGCACGGGCGCGGCCAAGGCCGTCACGCTGTGCCTGCCCCAGCTCAAGGGCAAGCTCACCGGCATGAGCTTCCGCGTGCCCACGGCCGACGTGAGCTGCGTCGACCTGACCTTCAAGACCGCCAAGGCGACGAGCCTCAAGGCCATCAACGACGCCATGAAGGCCGCCGCGACCGGCCCCATGCAGGGCGTGCTCGACTACACCGAGGAACCTGTCGTCTCGAGCGACTTCATCGGCGACCCGCACAGCAGCATCTACGACGCCGACGCCGGCATCGAGCTCAACGACCGCTTCTTCAAGGTCGTGAGCTGGTACGACAACGAGGCCGGCTACGCCAACCGCTGCGTCGACATGGCTCGGTACGTGATGAGCCGGGAATAG
- a CDS encoding NF038122 family metalloprotease — protein MQVRFALPVLILSGSLVSGAPSLAAEDDPQEQHTITVFKPVCAGVRPPQSIVDAIGARHAAGMSLGDQVVVAPTIDSGLQLRFVVAGAAPTGTAEALAAIADLYAGIVADDVELTIEILFEPLGTIHGLPILGAAGDSYRSLTYPDVRAALIDGMDPDDAIEASLPDTASVRVIYGLDAGSRTEDRASLLTGIALRALLDGQAPTPVPVSLSSTATWDTDPADGVEPDAYCLRSVVAHEVGHALGFQSNVDVLFGATLLPMDIYRFRESDGGMDLNPDTLAEFATTPRTVYFDASGVPGQSEAILDFIAAEVPMADGGPWQGSHLRQADPPVGVMDPDITEGETYFPGYLGPNDLRPLDALGWTITLACPADCDGSGALDFFDFLCFQDAFDAGDPAADLDGDGVLTVFDFLAFQNAFDAGCG, from the coding sequence ATGCAGGTCCGATTTGCCTTGCCCGTCTTGATCCTGTCCGGTTCGCTCGTCTCGGGGGCACCGAGCCTCGCAGCCGAGGACGACCCCCAAGAACAGCACACGATCACGGTCTTCAAGCCCGTGTGTGCCGGCGTTCGCCCGCCACAATCAATCGTCGACGCCATTGGTGCACGCCATGCGGCGGGCATGTCGCTTGGTGATCAAGTCGTGGTCGCGCCAACGATCGACTCGGGGCTGCAGCTGCGCTTCGTCGTCGCCGGGGCCGCGCCCACGGGCACGGCCGAGGCGCTCGCCGCCATCGCCGATCTCTACGCCGGCATCGTCGCCGACGACGTCGAGCTGACCATCGAGATCCTCTTCGAGCCGCTCGGCACGATCCACGGCCTGCCGATCCTGGGGGCCGCGGGGGATAGCTATCGCTCCCTCACCTACCCGGACGTACGGGCAGCGCTCATCGATGGCATGGATCCCGACGACGCGATCGAGGCGAGCCTGCCCGACACCGCGTCCGTGCGCGTCATCTACGGGCTCGACGCCGGCTCGCGCACCGAGGACCGCGCAAGCCTGCTCACCGGCATCGCGCTGCGAGCGTTGCTCGATGGCCAGGCGCCCACGCCGGTGCCGGTGTCGCTGAGCTCGACGGCGACGTGGGACACCGACCCGGCCGACGGCGTCGAGCCCGACGCCTACTGCCTCCGCAGCGTCGTCGCGCACGAGGTCGGCCACGCGCTGGGATTCCAGTCGAACGTGGACGTCCTCTTCGGCGCCACGTTGCTGCCGATGGACATCTACCGCTTCCGCGAGAGCGACGGCGGCATGGACCTCAATCCCGACACGCTCGCCGAGTTCGCGACCACGCCGCGCACGGTCTACTTCGACGCGTCGGGCGTGCCCGGCCAGAGCGAGGCCATCCTCGACTTCATCGCGGCCGAAGTCCCGATGGCCGACGGCGGCCCGTGGCAGGGCTCGCACCTGCGCCAGGCCGACCCGCCCGTCGGCGTGATGGACCCCGACATCACCGAGGGCGAGACCTACTTCCCCGGGTACCTCGGCCCGAACGACCTGCGGCCGCTCGACGCCCTGGGCTGGACCATCACGCTCGCGTGCCCGGCCGACTGCGACGGCTCCGGAGCGCTCGACTTCTTCGACTTCCTGTGCTTCCAGGACGCCTTCGACGCGGGCGACCCGGCGGCCGACCTCGACGGCGACGGCGTGCTCACCGTGTTCGACTTCCTCGCGTTCCAGAACGCGTTCGATGCGGGCTGCGGCTAG